One region of Pagrus major chromosome 5, Pma_NU_1.0 genomic DNA includes:
- the LOC140996164 gene encoding GTPase IMAP family member 9-like: MAYYKDSNERRIVLVGKTGVGKSAAGNTILGREAFESELSPSSQTSECQKAKGEVGGRNVAVIDTPGLFDTNFTQEEVLKRIKMCISFSAPGPHAFLVVLQLGRFTQEEKETIKMIQTTFGEDAGKYTMVLFTHGDQLRKQTIEGYIAESPDLKALIRTCYGRYHVFNNEIKDHQQTGQLLDKIDKMTMANGGSYYTNEMFLKAEAFIEKEKQRLLKELEAQRQKELDQMRAKYPDRVYHKKEKQVYMRYDYEARTRAERSNEFVSAPAIAIATACGAAVGGVLGVAGGPIGLVIGVAAGAAVGATIGALSVRVSERCNVQ; encoded by the exons ATGGCATACTATAAAG ATTCAAATGAAAGGAGAATTGTTCTAGTCGGGAAGACCGGAGTGGGGAAGAGCGCAGCAGGAAACACCATCCTGGGCAGAGAAGCATTCGAGTCTGAACTGTCTCCATCTTCCCAGACGTCTGAGTGCCAGAAAGCCAAGGGGGAGGTGGGAGGCCGAAATGTCGCTGTCATTGACACCCCAGGCCTGTTTGACACTAATTTCACCCAAGAAGAAGTCCTGAAGAGAATCAAGATGTgcatctctttctctgctcctgGTCCTCATGCCTTCCTGGTGGTTCTTCAACTGGGCAGATTTACCCAGGAAGAGAAGGAAACCATCAAGATGATTCAGACCACTTTTGGTGAAGATGCAGGAAAATACACAATGGTGCTGTTCACACATGGAGATCAGCTAAGGAAGCAAACCATTGAAGGCTATATTGCTGAGAGTCCTGATCTGAAAGCCCTCATTCGGACGTGTTATGGTCGATATCATGTCTTTAACAATGAAATCAAAGACCATCAACAAACCGGTCAGCTCCTGGACAAAATTGATAAGATGACAATGGCTAACGGTGGAAGCTACTACACCAACGAAATGTTCCTGAAAGCAGAGGCATTCATAGAGAAGGAGAAGCAGCGACTCCTGAAGGAGTTGGAAGCACAGAGGCAGAAAGAGCTGGATCAGATGAGAGCCAAATATCCAGACAGGGTCTACCACAAGAAGGAGAAGCAGGTGTATATGAGATACGACTATGAGGCTAGAACACGTGCTGAAAGATCAAATGAGTTTGTCTCTGCTCCAGCAATAGCTATAGCTACAGCCTGTGGTGCTGCTGTTGGAGGTGTGCTTGGAGTTGCAGGAGGTCCAATCGGTTTGGTAATTGGAGTAGCAGCTGGAGCAGCTGTTGGAGCTACCATTGGTGCCTTATCAGTGAGAGTCTCAGAGCGCTGCAATGTTCAGTGA